A window of the Vibrio ostreae genome harbors these coding sequences:
- the ycfP gene encoding alpha/beta hydrolase YcfP, with protein sequence MIIYLHGFDSTSPGNHEKVLQLQFIDDDVRFINYSTLHPKHDMQHLLKEVHKAIEQSDDPHPLICGVGLGGYWSERIGFLCGIKQVIFNPNLHPERNMVGRIDRPEEYDDIATKCVEQYRVKNKGRCLVVLSRNDERLDNSQTAAELQDYYQIIWDDAQSHKFKKISHHLQAMKAFKNA encoded by the coding sequence ATGATTATTTATTTGCATGGGTTTGATTCAACCAGCCCGGGAAACCACGAGAAAGTTTTGCAACTTCAGTTCATCGACGACGATGTACGTTTCATCAACTACAGTACCTTACATCCCAAACATGATATGCAGCATCTGCTCAAAGAGGTCCATAAAGCCATCGAGCAGTCGGATGATCCGCATCCGCTCATTTGTGGTGTTGGCCTGGGGGGCTACTGGTCTGAACGTATCGGCTTTCTGTGTGGTATTAAACAGGTAATATTCAACCCGAATCTGCATCCGGAACGTAACATGGTCGGTCGTATTGATCGTCCGGAAGAGTACGACGACATCGCAACCAAGTGTGTTGAGCAGTATCGGGTTAAGAATAAAGGTCGCTGTCTGGTGGTGCTGTCACGCAATGATGAACGACTGGATAACAGTCAGACAGCCGCTGAATTACAAGATTACTATCAGATCATCTGGGATGATGCCCAGTCACACAAATTCAAGAAGATTTCCCATCATCTCCAGGCGATGAAAGCGTTTAAAAATGCCTGA
- the hinT gene encoding purine nucleoside phosphoramidase has product MAEETIFSKIIRKEIPADILYQDDLVTAFRDINPRAPSHVLIIPNKLIPTVNEVQEADELALGRMFTVAKKIAEQEGIAEDGYRLLVNCNSHGGQEVYHIHMHLVGGRPLGPLLMS; this is encoded by the coding sequence ATGGCTGAAGAAACAATTTTTAGCAAAATCATTCGCAAAGAAATTCCGGCTGATATCCTGTACCAGGATGATTTAGTGACGGCGTTTCGTGACATCAATCCGCGCGCACCAAGCCATGTGCTGATCATCCCGAACAAACTGATCCCGACGGTCAACGAGGTACAGGAAGCTGACGAACTGGCGCTGGGCCGTATGTTTACCGTGGCAAAAAAAATTGCCGAGCAGGAAGGCATTGCCGAAGATGGCTATCGCCTGCTGGTCAACTGTAACTCACACGGTGGCCAAGAGGTTTACCACATTCATATGCACCTGGTGGGTGGCCGCCCGCTAGGACCGCTATTGATGAGCTAA
- a CDS encoding DUF1887 family protein produces MAVHVGIIDQDPVRLITPLLDNRTQSRHIVFIGDNSQQTMYQRLHAVLTQRGITSEFFEISNGSNISEIKASIKHLAEDLKQRNLEVRLNASCGLRHRLLSVYEVFRTYHWPIFVVEPSSDRLCWLYPDGNKDTQVQDRITISDYLTIFGARGEFSEHNLPPQLDQKLYELGERWASNALELGPGLATLNYLATTCRKEQCLDVELSEKQQGYRELNMLLTDLVEAKIATYENGILTFANEDARRFSNGEWLETLVHSTVRQIQDDLPTIQDRSLNVQVYRQLGEREVRNELDVATVVNNKLHIIECKTKGMRDDGDDTLYKLESLRDLLGGLQARAMLVSFRPLRYNDITRAEDLGLALIGPDELKDLKNHLKNWFMAAGGSEDL; encoded by the coding sequence ATGGCCGTTCATGTTGGCATCATAGATCAGGATCCGGTTCGCCTGATCACTCCGTTACTGGATAACCGAACCCAGAGTCGTCATATCGTCTTTATTGGCGACAATTCGCAACAAACCATGTATCAGCGGTTGCACGCCGTATTAACTCAACGCGGCATCACGTCTGAATTCTTTGAAATTTCCAACGGCTCTAATATCTCCGAAATCAAGGCTTCAATTAAACACTTAGCGGAAGATCTTAAACAACGCAATCTGGAAGTCCGGCTTAACGCCAGTTGTGGCTTACGCCACCGCCTTTTATCCGTCTATGAAGTGTTCCGCACTTATCACTGGCCAATTTTTGTTGTCGAACCAAGCAGCGACCGTTTGTGCTGGCTCTATCCGGATGGCAACAAAGATACCCAGGTGCAGGATCGGATCACCATCTCTGACTATCTGACCATCTTTGGTGCGCGCGGCGAATTCAGCGAGCACAACCTGCCTCCGCAACTTGACCAGAAGCTGTATGAACTGGGCGAACGCTGGGCGAGCAACGCACTGGAATTGGGTCCGGGCCTGGCCACACTTAACTATCTTGCCACCACGTGTCGTAAAGAGCAGTGCCTCGATGTCGAGTTATCAGAAAAGCAACAAGGCTATCGTGAACTCAACATGTTGCTGACCGATCTGGTCGAGGCGAAGATCGCGACCTATGAGAATGGCATTCTGACCTTTGCGAACGAAGACGCCCGCCGCTTCTCTAACGGTGAATGGCTGGAAACCCTGGTTCATAGCACGGTACGCCAGATTCAGGACGACTTGCCAACCATTCAGGATCGCTCTCTCAACGTGCAGGTCTATCGCCAGCTTGGGGAACGCGAAGTACGCAACGAACTCGACGTCGCCACTGTCGTGAACAATAAGCTGCACATCATTGAATGTAAGACTAAAGGCATGCGTGATGACGGTGACGATACCCTGTATAAACTGGAATCGCTGCGTGATTTGCTTGGAGGTCTGCAGGCAAGAGCCATGCTGGTCAGCTTCCGCCCGCTGCGTTATAACGATATCACCCGCGCCGAAGATCTCGGCCTGGCACTGATTGGCCCGGATGAACTGAAAGATCTGAAAAACCATCTCAAAAACTGGTTTATGGCCGCCGGCGGCAGTGAAGACCTTTAA
- a CDS encoding YcfL family protein: MKNWFVSVLAALALLGCADNTAGLRVDGATQRVLIGDNVLAGRLHIEDISSSMVNGHTRGVVRLLSNYRGDQNLQYRFYWYDAQGLEVNTQPGAWKQIVIHGEETVSLSEVSVKPDGTQFRVQIRAAND, from the coding sequence ATGAAAAATTGGTTTGTCAGTGTATTGGCCGCTCTGGCTCTACTGGGCTGTGCCGATAATACCGCAGGTTTACGGGTGGACGGCGCGACTCAGCGAGTGCTGATCGGAGATAACGTTCTGGCCGGACGTCTGCATATCGAAGATATCTCATCCAGCATGGTTAACGGGCATACCCGGGGTGTGGTTCGTCTTTTGAGTAATTACCGGGGTGATCAGAATCTGCAATACCGCTTTTACTGGTATGACGCTCAGGGATTGGAAGTGAACACTCAGCCTGGTGCCTGGAAACAGATCGTGATCCATGGTGAAGAAACAGTGTCGCTGTCTGAAGTGTCGGTTAAACCGGACGGTACTCAGTTCCGGGTCCAAATTCGTGCAGCAAATGATTAA
- a CDS encoding COG3014 family protein, translated as MCLSACANFTAGNLFSHYSAQNSDLYQSLQAGDYQQASEELPDYVAGGILDNLEKGRVYFLNQQYPDSQAALELSDQAVREQQEQATISLSESASSIGSLAVNDNLNSYTPADYELGFLHLYLGLNYIQNNSLEDALVEVRRANQVQEQARKTREAELEQAQQELEEKGVTPNLGSVLARYPDGGKTLQAVQNAYLLYLSALLYEAADDPNNAYVDYRRALAVAPDNRAVIDGTLRVARRLGMQQDLQQLKARYGDVSSLSQQQGRVIVLDEQGVVQALDSWRLSLPLFDSRGNTALYSIALPYYPKQSRSQFAPLILNKQPLNSERLTDVDLMAQRDLSERMPKMVIRQALRVVAKDQVRKETTKGDGIGNLLFNVFNTLTEQPDTRSWLTLPAAVNATEQTVAAGEQVLEVEGRTYTFNVPQQGTTLVWLSRQGRNATIWHKQLGRL; from the coding sequence ATGTGTCTCAGTGCCTGTGCCAATTTCACCGCCGGCAATCTGTTCAGTCATTACAGCGCGCAAAATTCAGATCTCTACCAGTCATTGCAAGCGGGTGATTATCAGCAGGCGAGCGAAGAGCTGCCTGATTATGTCGCCGGTGGCATTCTGGACAACCTGGAAAAAGGCCGGGTTTATTTTCTTAACCAACAGTATCCGGACAGTCAGGCGGCATTAGAGCTGTCGGATCAGGCAGTCAGAGAGCAGCAGGAGCAAGCCACCATTTCACTGAGTGAGAGCGCCAGCAGTATTGGGTCTCTGGCGGTGAATGATAACTTGAATAGCTACACGCCGGCTGATTATGAACTGGGTTTTTTGCATCTTTATTTGGGTTTGAACTATATTCAAAACAACAGTTTAGAAGATGCTCTGGTGGAAGTGCGCCGCGCTAATCAAGTGCAGGAACAGGCGCGTAAAACTCGTGAAGCCGAACTTGAGCAGGCACAGCAGGAGCTGGAAGAGAAAGGCGTTACGCCTAATCTTGGTAGTGTGCTGGCCCGTTATCCGGATGGTGGTAAAACCTTGCAGGCGGTACAAAACGCTTATTTGCTCTATTTATCGGCGCTTTTGTACGAGGCTGCGGACGACCCGAATAACGCCTATGTTGATTACCGGCGCGCACTGGCAGTCGCACCCGATAACCGGGCGGTGATCGACGGCACTTTGCGCGTGGCCAGGCGCTTGGGTATGCAGCAGGATTTGCAACAACTCAAAGCACGTTATGGTGATGTGTCGTCCTTGTCGCAACAACAGGGCCGGGTCATTGTATTGGATGAACAAGGTGTGGTGCAGGCACTCGACAGCTGGCGTTTATCTTTACCGCTTTTTGACAGCCGGGGCAATACCGCGTTGTACTCTATAGCGTTACCGTATTATCCCAAGCAGTCACGGTCTCAATTTGCACCGCTAATATTGAATAAGCAGCCGCTGAACAGTGAGCGGCTGACCGACGTGGATCTGATGGCGCAACGTGATTTGTCCGAACGCATGCCCAAAATGGTGATTCGTCAGGCATTACGCGTGGTGGCCAAAGATCAGGTTCGTAAAGAAACGACCAAGGGTGACGGCATTGGCAATCTGCTCTTTAACGTCTTCAACACGCTAACCGAGCAACCGGATACGCGTAGCTGGCTGACGCTGCCTGCGGCAGTGAATGCGACAGAGCAAACTGTTGCGGCTGGTGAGCAAGTTCTCGAGGTGGAAGGGCGTACCTATACTTTCAATGTACCGCAACAGGGTACAACCTTGGTGTGGCTGTCGCGTCAGGGGCGTAACGCCACAATATGGCATAAACAACTGGGAAGATTGTGA
- the lpoB gene encoding penicillin-binding protein activator LpoB, protein MKKSVIALLGLVMLLGGCANRVSYGDAQAVETVTADFGSTDLQKIAADMVDSMMMSGSVAAITRDSRPIVFVERIKNKTSEHIDTESVTDTISTKLLNSGKFRFVDMGRVESVRDQLKFQNNDELVNQSTAIQFGKMVGAEYMLYGNLSSIVKNAGSDKDVYYKMTMRLMDLKTGLIEWADETEIRKQQSKSLFGL, encoded by the coding sequence ATGAAAAAAAGTGTTATTGCATTGCTGGGTCTGGTAATGCTGTTAGGTGGCTGTGCTAACCGAGTCAGCTATGGTGATGCACAAGCGGTTGAAACCGTTACTGCGGATTTTGGTTCTACCGATCTGCAAAAAATAGCGGCGGACATGGTCGACAGCATGATGATGTCAGGCTCAGTGGCCGCCATTACCCGTGATTCTCGTCCGATTGTGTTTGTTGAACGGATTAAGAACAAAACCAGTGAGCATATCGATACCGAATCTGTGACTGACACTATCAGCACTAAGCTTCTCAACTCGGGTAAATTCCGTTTTGTTGATATGGGCCGTGTCGAATCAGTTCGTGATCAGCTCAAGTTCCAGAACAATGATGAACTGGTCAACCAGAGCACCGCTATCCAGTTTGGTAAAATGGTCGGCGCGGAATACATGCTGTACGGCAACCTGTCGAGCATTGTGAAAAATGCCGGTAGTGACAAAGACGTTTACTACAAAATGACCATGCGTCTGATGGATCTGAAGACTGGCCTGATTGAATGGGCAGACGAAACCGAAATTCGTAAACAGCAGTCTAAGAGTCTGTTCGGACTGTAA
- a CDS encoding methyl-accepting chemotaxis protein, protein MQGSVIRRMYAGFAIIIVMFAVTVAIMMSGMSQIHANFEGVSKTALPLVSLSNKTSVQLLTADKSFKDFLTTQDAGRMVSMRQDFDKAKQAFSQVLGQLEQASASHPDLQEKMNALNALETRYFSEANDAMNNYQAMFAAQSKVQKSVREFQRLHSELSTGMKEYVDDQSSISVKVMAKSYFIKLKDAELITSDALASSDMAFVDSAVQKNNKAVSHLNYAYRGLTSQLPELKKVFDEPVKKFTQDIGEKGGVLDQHNEYLKARAALYANITNLAREVDNAMALLDSFNQSASQDLDRALADAGQVYQQGVYKAVGIGLLVVLVAGAIGYHIASSVRSPLKQILTTLESLTEGDMTQRIRITHNNEFARLSRHINSLADSLQDILLKLNDASDNLTKTAGHNQATSQHAQSQLNNQREQTANVATAMTQMAHSVQEVAQSAQSSLQMVQQVENAAQSGRQVMSDNISTVKQLEVRLNDSVAAVTELQNMSSQIGSILDVIRGVAEQTNLLALNAAIEAARAGEQGRGFAVVADEVRVLAQRTTDSTTEIENMISRLQSSSNAASQVIESCKQGMEQSVHQASNANSTMEEIQALIMEISQMSTHISQAAAEQSDTTSDIAQRIEDINHIADESLQAMSNIAHTSGDLTQLAGQQSHLVHRFKL, encoded by the coding sequence ATGCAAGGTTCAGTCATCAGGCGCATGTACGCCGGCTTTGCAATCATCATTGTAATGTTTGCCGTCACGGTCGCCATTATGATGAGCGGTATGAGTCAGATTCATGCCAATTTTGAGGGCGTGTCCAAAACCGCCTTACCTTTAGTTTCACTGTCGAATAAAACCAGTGTTCAGTTGCTGACTGCCGACAAATCTTTCAAAGATTTTCTGACGACCCAGGATGCCGGACGCATGGTCAGCATGCGTCAGGATTTCGATAAAGCCAAACAGGCTTTCAGTCAGGTATTGGGGCAACTGGAACAGGCCAGCGCCAGTCACCCTGATCTGCAGGAAAAAATGAATGCCCTCAATGCGCTGGAAACCCGTTACTTCAGTGAAGCCAATGATGCGATGAACAACTATCAGGCCATGTTTGCCGCTCAGAGCAAAGTGCAAAAATCGGTGCGTGAATTCCAGCGCCTGCATTCAGAGCTGAGCACTGGTATGAAGGAATACGTGGATGATCAAAGCAGCATTTCCGTTAAGGTGATGGCCAAAAGCTATTTCATCAAGCTCAAAGATGCCGAGCTGATCACGTCTGATGCGTTGGCCAGTTCAGATATGGCGTTTGTCGACAGTGCGGTACAAAAAAATAATAAAGCCGTCAGTCACCTTAACTACGCCTATCGCGGACTGACCTCACAACTGCCTGAACTTAAAAAAGTATTTGATGAACCGGTAAAAAAATTCACTCAGGATATCGGTGAGAAAGGAGGTGTTCTTGACCAGCACAACGAATATCTCAAAGCCCGTGCGGCTCTATACGCCAATATCACCAACCTGGCCAGGGAAGTCGACAATGCGATGGCACTGCTCGACAGCTTTAACCAGAGTGCTTCACAGGATCTCGACCGGGCCCTGGCTGATGCCGGCCAAGTCTATCAGCAAGGCGTTTACAAAGCCGTTGGTATCGGTTTGCTTGTGGTCCTGGTGGCAGGCGCTATCGGTTACCACATCGCAAGCAGCGTTCGTTCACCACTCAAACAGATCCTGACCACACTGGAAAGCCTGACAGAAGGCGATATGACTCAGCGCATTCGCATCACGCATAATAATGAGTTCGCGCGCCTGAGCCGTCATATCAACTCGCTGGCTGACAGCCTGCAAGATATTCTGCTTAAGCTCAATGACGCGTCCGATAACCTGACCAAAACGGCAGGACACAACCAGGCCACCTCACAGCACGCGCAATCGCAACTCAACAATCAGCGTGAACAAACCGCCAATGTAGCGACGGCAATGACCCAGATGGCGCACTCAGTCCAAGAAGTCGCACAAAGTGCACAAAGCTCGTTGCAGATGGTGCAGCAAGTCGAAAACGCGGCCCAGTCCGGTCGTCAGGTGATGAGTGATAACATCAGTACCGTCAAGCAGCTTGAGGTCCGCCTGAATGACTCGGTGGCAGCAGTGACCGAGTTGCAGAACATGAGCAGCCAGATTGGTTCCATTCTGGATGTGATTCGCGGCGTAGCCGAACAGACCAACCTGCTGGCTCTTAATGCGGCGATTGAAGCAGCGCGTGCGGGTGAACAAGGGCGTGGTTTTGCCGTCGTGGCTGATGAAGTACGGGTACTGGCGCAACGCACTACCGACTCAACCACTGAAATCGAAAACATGATCAGCCGGTTACAAAGCAGTTCGAATGCAGCCAGCCAGGTGATTGAAAGCTGTAAACAAGGCATGGAACAATCGGTACATCAGGCCTCCAACGCCAACAGCACCATGGAAGAAATTCAGGCTCTTATCATGGAGATAAGCCAGATGAGCACCCACATTTCCCAGGCCGCGGCGGAACAGAGTGATACCACCAGCGATATCGCGCAACGCATTGAGGATATCAATCATATTGCGGACGAAAGCTTGCAGGCCATGAGCAACATCGCACACACCAGTGGCGATCTCACCCAACTGGCAGGGCAGCAAAGTCATCTGGTGCACAGATTCAAGCTTTAG
- a CDS encoding phosphotransferase, which yields MARMSWKEACKLDPTLQGLTHFFSFPPEYAQTLTGGLTNRCWKVVCSQGKAYVWRPTTLITKAFSISRYQEYQILKAIQSSQLSPAAMLVNEWGLLVEWIEGDSLTDKPSFDGLLRMQARIHELAINHIPVVPFSFTARVDHYWMQIKPELKTEQVRALYEDWRNPPNLAEVAQCLCHFDLAGYNMVKTESGYKVIDWEYAGIADPRLDLALSINVAGEKILDAVFRYCQLREIEDVDKWVSGVKAWLPRTNMMALLWYLLAYQLWGDEEYYRQACHLQETFC from the coding sequence ATGGCAAGAATGTCATGGAAAGAAGCATGCAAGCTGGATCCGACCCTGCAAGGGTTGACTCATTTTTTTAGTTTTCCGCCTGAATACGCGCAAACGCTGACAGGCGGCCTCACCAATCGCTGCTGGAAAGTGGTCTGTTCGCAAGGCAAAGCGTATGTCTGGCGGCCGACGACACTCATCACCAAAGCCTTTTCTATTTCCCGTTATCAGGAATACCAAATTCTTAAAGCTATCCAATCCAGCCAGCTCAGTCCGGCCGCAATGCTGGTCAACGAGTGGGGATTGCTGGTGGAATGGATAGAAGGTGACTCGCTTACCGATAAGCCCTCCTTTGATGGCCTGCTGCGTATGCAGGCGCGTATTCATGAACTGGCCATCAATCATATTCCGGTGGTGCCGTTTAGTTTTACCGCCCGGGTTGATCACTACTGGATGCAGATAAAGCCAGAGCTGAAAACGGAGCAAGTCCGGGCCTTATATGAGGACTGGCGTAATCCCCCCAATCTGGCTGAGGTTGCCCAGTGCCTGTGTCACTTTGATCTGGCGGGCTATAACATGGTCAAAACCGAATCAGGTTACAAGGTGATTGACTGGGAGTATGCCGGGATTGCCGATCCGCGCCTCGATTTGGCATTAAGCATCAATGTGGCAGGAGAGAAGATACTCGATGCGGTGTTCCGTTATTGCCAGCTGCGTGAAATTGAAGATGTCGATAAGTGGGTCAGCGGGGTGAAAGCCTGGCTGCCAAGAACCAATATGATGGCTTTGCTGTGGTATCTGCTCGCTTACCAGTTGTGGGGTGATGAAGAGTACTACCGACAGGCGTGTCATTTGCAGGAAACGTTCTGTTGA